The Pedosphaera parvula Ellin514 genome segment GAGGATCCGCGCTGGGAATTGATCCGCCAATTGGTGGAATACAAGAAATTCAAGGATGCAGCCGCGCAACTGCAAGTCCTGGAAGGCGAACAGGAGAACATTTTCCCGCGCATTCCAATTAAACCCGAGTTTGCGCCTGAAGCTCCCGGCAAACCTGAAGTATCACTTTTCGACCTGGTAAATGCTGTCTCAACCATCCTCCGGCGGATCACAGAACGTGAAGGTGCGACCCGCGACGTATTTGAGGACAGATGGACCGTCAGCGAGAAGATAGAGCTCATCATGATCCGATTGACCGATCAGCCGAAGGTGCGGTTCTCGGAACTATTTGCAATCGCCATGAGCCGGACGGAAGTGGTGGTTACTTTTCTTGCCGTCCTTGAACTCATCCGGTTGAAGCAATTGGTTTGCACTCAGGACGAGACTTTTGGAGAAATCGACATCACCAAGGCGCTTCCTCCTGCCGAACCTGCTCCGGCAGAGACTGTGGCCACAACGGAACACGGGCTTCCACCCGCTAATGAGCCTGCATCGGGCACTTGATTTTCGAAGCTAACATGGAACTGAAATTTATACTGGAATCCCTCCTTTTTTCGGCGCAGAAGCCAATGAGTATCAAAGAGCTTCGCGACGTGCTGGCGACCGCCGCAGCCAATACCGAGGGGGATGAAACGGTCAAGGCTTTCAAGAAGGTCAAGGAAGAGGAAATGGTTACGACCTTGGAACAGTTGGCCTCTGAACACGAAACGGCAGCCCGAAGTTACCGGCTGGCTTGCATCGCCGGTTCCTGGCAATTTGTCAGTCAACCGGAATTTGCCCCGTGGTTAAAAGCCTTGGTAGGCCATAAAGCCCGCCCCCCTCGCCTGACCCAACCTGCCCTCGAAACTCTTGCCATCATTGCCTATCGCCAACCGCTTACTCGTGCCGAAGTGGAACAAGTCCGCGGAGTTGCCGTGGATGGCGTGGTCGCGACATTGGTGGAACGTGGATTAATCGAGCAGGTGGGCCGCGCTGAAGTTGTAGGCCGTCCGATCACTTACGGAACCACCCCGCTCTTCCTCGAATATTTCGGCCTGCGCAATTTGGATGAATTGCCGGCAGCGGATGAACTGCGCCGGATACCGGTCACAAGACCGGAAGGGTTGGTGACCACCGATCCTAATTTGGCCACTGCACCCACGGAGCAACCGGCCCAAGTCGAACTCGCACAGGTTACCGGAGAGGCTGCCCAAACTGCTGTTGAAGCGACCTCCTCCCCGGTGGAACCGCCAACGGAATCCGAAGCAGAGTCTTCCAAAGCCGAAAACCCGCCTGAATCATGAACATCCCCGAGCATCGGAAAGCCATCGACAGCCTCGACGCGCAAATCGTCAAGCTGCTGAACGAACGCACGAAGCATGTCTTGGAAATCGGGGATATCAAACTGAAGGCGGGTGAGGAAATTTATGCTCCACACCGCGAGCGCGCTGTCCTGGAACGAATTTGCAAGCTGAATCATGGCCCAATCACCAATGAATCATTGCGAGCCATTTACCGCGAAGTGATGTCCAGCGCGCTGTCGCTGGAAAAGTCGATGACCATTGCCTATCTCGGGCCGGAAGCCACTTTCACCCATCAAGCCGCTATTCGCCGCTTTGGTGCGAGCTTGAAATATTCCGCGCAAAAAACCGTTGCGGATGTTTTTTCCGAAGTGACGAAGAACCGCGCGGACTATGGAGTCGTGCCGATTGAAAATTCCACCGAAGGCGTGGTCACCCACACGCTGGATATGTTTGTGGATAGTGACCTGAAGATCGTCGCACAAATCGTGTTGCCCATTCAGCATTGCCTGGTCAGCACCTGCAAGCGGGAGCAAATCAAAAAGCTTTATTCGCATCCCCAAAGCCTTGGGCAATGCCGCATTTGGGTACAGACTCATCTGCCGAACGCTGAGATCATCGAAACTTCGTCCAACGCCCGCTCCGCTGAGTTCGCGGCGAAGGAAAAGAATTCCGCTGCGATCGCCGGCTCATTGGCTGCCGAACATTACGGTTTGCGCATTCTGGAAAGCGACATTCAAGACAACTCGGCGAATGCAACTCGGTTCCTGGTCCTGGGCCGTCAATGCAGCCCGCCGACGGGCAAGGATCGTACGAGCATCATGCTGAGTCTCAGTCATGAAGTGGGTGCCTTATACAAAGCTCTCGCTGCCTTTCGCCGGTTCAAGTTGAACATGACGAAGATCGAGTCACGCCCCAGCAAGCGCAAAGCCTGGGAATACTATTTCTTCGTCGATTGCGAAGGCCACAAGGAGGACAAACGCGTGGCCAAAGCCATCGTGGAGTTGCAGAAGGAATGCAATTTCGTGAAGGTGCTTGGGTCGTATCCGAACGGGGATTAGGGCATCATTGGACTAGGCGGGCGGTTCGGGACCGGCGGAACGGGAAGCTGATTCCCCGGGTAAAAAGTAGTCGGTGGAAGTGGAGGGGAATAATTATGGAGGCTAGTGTCGCGCCCCAGTTCCATCCCTACATCCACCACTACACTTGGTGGATTTGTTTGAGGGCCTATCCCCGGTTGCGGATTTGCTGGAAGCTGTGGGGCACTCACTGGAACAGATTTTGCAAACTGCTTTTTCGTTAAACGCAGAACCTTCATATCAGGCATCAGCAAAGTGCCATACTGACCTGACAAAGCTCCAGGCATGTCGTAGTAAGCAAACCCATCGAAGCTAAATGTCGCGGAAGAGAAACGGTTGGTGGCAAGGAGATGATTGAACATTGCCTGCATGCTGATTACCTGCTGATTTCTACCAAAACCGTGATTGGACAAGTATACACTTTTAAACCTGGTAATCATCTGCTGACGCCTGGCTTTCAAAGACTGCACGTAGGAAACTGGAACATTGGTGCAGACCTCCAATGTCATGTCCCCTTGGATCGAGGTGTTCACAGAACCGCCCAGAGCCGTGCTGGAGAGACCGCCCAAAATCGTAGTGCCTTTTTCGTCAGCGTGTAGCTGGAATGGCGACGCCAACACAGCCATCGCGACCAGAAGCAATATTTTAAATGAATTTTTCATCCTTCAGCGCGGCAACTTTAGGCATCTTCCATGTCTTCAGCAAGCAGTTTTCTGGTTCATGATTGCAACCGGGACGGCGTATTGGCATTCTAATTCCATGAGTCATCTTGCCCGGGCTCGGGAAGTTTTTGATATCGAACTGGCGGCGCTGAAAGGCGTGCGCAATCTGCTCGACGAATCATTTGATCAAGCGGTGGAACTGGTCGTCGATACGTTGCGTCGGCGCGGGAAAATCATCGTCGTTGGCATCGGCAAATCAGGAGCGATTGGACGCAAGATCGCCGCCACACTTTCCAGCACCGGCTCGACGAGCGTTGTGTTAAATAGCGTCGATGCGGTGCATGGCGATCTGGGCATTGTCAATGATGGGGACTTGATTTTGGCGCTCAGTTATTCTGGTGAATCGGAGGAGTTGCTCAATTTGATGCCGGCCTTGAAGAGATTTTCCGTGAAGTTGATCTCGATTACTGGTGTGCCTAAATCATCCCTGGCCCGCTACAGCGATGTTGTTCTGAACGTCAAGGTTGCCAAGGAAGCCTGCCCTTTCAATCTCGCGCCGACCTCCAGCACGACGGTGACATTGGTAATGGGAGATGCTCTCGCGATGGCGGTGTTACAAGCACGCGGATTCAAAAAACAGGACTTTGCCAGGCGACATCCGGCTGGAGCCATTGGCCGCGCCATGCTCCTGAAAGTGGGAGAAATCATGCGCACGGGTCAACGTAATGCCGTCGCACAGGAAACGCTCGCGGTGAAGGAAGCATTGATGGTGATGACGCGCGCGAAGACGGGCAGCTTGAGCGTGGTCAATTCCAAAGGGAAGTTGGTCGGGGTATTTACTGACGGCGACTTCCGACGTCACATGGCCACAAATAATGACCTGCTCTCGCAACCGGTTAAAACGGTGATGACCCGTAATCCCATTTGCATTCGGGATGAAGCATTGGCGCAAGAGGCCTTGAAAATTTTTAACGAGCGCAATATCGACGATTTGATCGTGGTCAACGCCAGACGCGAGCCAGTGGGCTTGATTGATTCACAAGATTTGCCAAAGCTAAAGCTGATGTGAACTCAGCCAGGGACCGCGCGTCACTCTCCACGCAATGGCATTTCATCAGAACGGAAAACCATGAAGAAGACAGTTTATTTATTGCTTGCCGTTGCCACAGCACTCACTTTTACATCCTGCTCGACCATGAAGAAGCAAGCAACTGCACCTGCGAAACCCAACATCGAGAATCTGACAGCAAAGAAAAGTTCGCAAACTTTCAAGACCGATTACCTGCTCTATTTGCCAAAGGACTATAAGGCAAGTTCGAGGAAGAAGTGGCCGGCAATCGTATTTCTACATGGCTCAGGCGAGCGTGGAACAAACATTTGGAAAGCCACCACTCATGGGCCGACCAAATACATCGAGAAAAACCCCGATTTCCCTTTCATCCTGATCACCCCGCTCTGCCCCGCCGGGCACAAGTGGTCGGATGACGTCGTGTTGGGCATTCTCGATCAGGTTATCGACAAATACAACGTGGACACCAACCGGGTTTACCTGACTGGCTTAAGCATGGGCGGTTATGGCACCTGGAGTTTGGCAACTACTTATCCCGAGCGGTTTGCTGCGGTCGCGCCCATTTGTGGGGGTGAAGGAAACATTGGCGTGGTGTTATCGATGATGGACAAGGAGAAAAAGCCTGCGCTCCTGAACTTGCCAGTCTGGGCTTTTCACGGAGGTAAGGATAATGTTGTTTCCCTCGAAGAATCAGAGCGGATGGTGAAGATTTTGAAAAAGGCTGGTTGCAAGGATGTGGAGTTAACCATCTATCCTGAAGCGACTCATAATTCCTGGACGGCGACCTACGATAATCCGAAGCTTTACGAGTGGTTTTTGGAGCACAAGCGCTCAGCGTCAAATTAGGCCGGAATCCAACTTACTATTCGTAAATTGAAAATTGATTTGTTCTTTGCACACCCATTCTCTGTGCAGCAGCCGGATCTATCTTGCTCAATGCAACAGCCGCCGGGTTAAAGGCCCATTTATTTGATGCAATTTCCATGAGTCTGGGAACAGCCGGACGAGCCTTCTCCCCCAGTTCTCCCAACGACTGAATCGCAAGATGTTGAAGCGAGCTATCTGATAGTATGTCGACGAGCGCTGGCACAACCAAATCGGCTTCTGAGGGAAATCGCGAAAGCATGCCGACAGCAACAGCTCGCACATTAGGATCAGGATCTTTCAACCCCGTCAACACGACCTGGATCACTCCATTGCTGCCTTGGCGCCTGTAACCCAAATCGAGCAGAGCGGTTTTACGTAATTCAGCATTATTGTTGGTTGCCATTTGCAACAAAATCGGAATGGCGGTTTCGTTATCAAAATTCATCAAGAGGTTGAGTGAATGATTAGCCAAGGAAGGATTGGTTAAAAGCCTCGTTAATTCGGGAATCGCGGGCTTAGCCTTCGAACCCAGTGCCTGTAAAGCCAGCCCTGCGTGCCACCGTTCATCCGCCGTGGTAGTGAATTTATTTTTAATGAAAGAAAGACGGTTTAAGGATGTCGCCAGTCTATAGCGAAAACTGGAATCGCTGGCCTGGAGTCGTTGCATCAGCATGGGGATGGCATTCGTGCCCATGTTGTAAACGGCATTATCAGCATTGTTTTTCAAAACCCGTCTTTTATCTGAATTAGAAACGGGCGCAGACAAATTCCCATAGTCACTGAGCCAGGCGCTCAGGTTTCGGCCTTGGAAACTTGGCTCTTTCGTGCGCAATCCAAGGTAGACAACGAAGAAGCTGATAATCCCCACTAAAATGCAGCGCGCAATGTGAGAGCGTTTCCTCATAAGAGGAATGTATACTACCGAACGTTACAGGCCAGCCTGTTTCACCGCACGTAGCGTTTAGCCCTGAAGCAGTCATTTGGGATCCTCAGACTCCTTAATTCCTAATTTCGAAGCTGTTTCAAGATCAATCTGAATCAGCGCTGTGTTCGCCCTGGCGCGCACGATTGGATCAGGACTGGACAGCGCATTTGTTAACAACGGAATAGCTTCGCGGGCGTCACTCTTAAACTGTCCGAGCGCAGTGATCGATGAAGCCTGGACCATCCAACCCGAAGTTGTGCTTTGTAAATTGGTAATCAGCGCTGGCACCACCAGTCGAGGCTCGAAGCGGAGCCAACCGAGGGCAAGAATCGCTTTTGAGCGAATGAGCCGATTGGTTTCCTGCAGAACCTTGAGCAAAGGCACCGTTGCGACTTGTGCATGGATGGAGAATGTTGCCAATTCCTGTGGAGAAACATTGCTGTGTTCCAAGTCATAGAAAACTCCGTACCGAATGAGGCCGTCAATCGCCTTGGATTTGATTTCAAAGTTATTATTTGCAAGAGCCTGGGCCAGTGCCCCCACCCCTTCCGTTCCAATATGCACCAGTGCCTGGCCGACAAATCCATCTTTGTCTCTTTGGGCCAATCGGGAAAGTGCGGGAACTGCAGATCTGGCTTCCGGGCCAAGGACAGCAAAACCTTCCGCTG includes the following:
- a CDS encoding segregation and condensation protein A — encoded protein: MAEYKVKFEVFEGPLDLLLYLIRKEEVDIYDVNLTQLATQFIEYIEVMRLLDLEIAGEFLVMASTLMYIKSKELLPVEQQVQPEGEDEGEDPRWELIRQLVEYKKFKDAAAQLQVLEGEQENIFPRIPIKPEFAPEAPGKPEVSLFDLVNAVSTILRRITEREGATRDVFEDRWTVSEKIELIMIRLTDQPKVRFSELFAIAMSRTEVVVTFLAVLELIRLKQLVCTQDETFGEIDITKALPPAEPAPAETVATTEHGLPPANEPASGT
- the scpB gene encoding SMC-Scp complex subunit ScpB translates to MSIKELRDVLATAAANTEGDETVKAFKKVKEEEMVTTLEQLASEHETAARSYRLACIAGSWQFVSQPEFAPWLKALVGHKARPPRLTQPALETLAIIAYRQPLTRAEVEQVRGVAVDGVVATLVERGLIEQVGRAEVVGRPITYGTTPLFLEYFGLRNLDELPAADELRRIPVTRPEGLVTTDPNLATAPTEQPAQVELAQVTGEAAQTAVEATSSPVEPPTESEAESSKAENPPES
- the pheA gene encoding prephenate dehydratase, whose translation is MNIPEHRKAIDSLDAQIVKLLNERTKHVLEIGDIKLKAGEEIYAPHRERAVLERICKLNHGPITNESLRAIYREVMSSALSLEKSMTIAYLGPEATFTHQAAIRRFGASLKYSAQKTVADVFSEVTKNRADYGVVPIENSTEGVVTHTLDMFVDSDLKIVAQIVLPIQHCLVSTCKREQIKKLYSHPQSLGQCRIWVQTHLPNAEIIETSSNARSAEFAAKEKNSAAIAGSLAAEHYGLRILESDIQDNSANATRFLVLGRQCSPPTGKDRTSIMLSLSHEVGALYKALAAFRRFKLNMTKIESRPSKRKAWEYYFFVDCEGHKEDKRVAKAIVELQKECNFVKVLGSYPNGD
- a CDS encoding KpsF/GutQ family sugar-phosphate isomerase, producing MSHLARAREVFDIELAALKGVRNLLDESFDQAVELVVDTLRRRGKIIVVGIGKSGAIGRKIAATLSSTGSTSVVLNSVDAVHGDLGIVNDGDLILALSYSGESEELLNLMPALKRFSVKLISITGVPKSSLARYSDVVLNVKVAKEACPFNLAPTSSTTVTLVMGDALAMAVLQARGFKKQDFARRHPAGAIGRAMLLKVGEIMRTGQRNAVAQETLAVKEALMVMTRAKTGSLSVVNSKGKLVGVFTDGDFRRHMATNNDLLSQPVKTVMTRNPICIRDEALAQEALKIFNERNIDDLIVVNARREPVGLIDSQDLPKLKLM
- a CDS encoding prolyl oligopeptidase family serine peptidase → MKKTVYLLLAVATALTFTSCSTMKKQATAPAKPNIENLTAKKSSQTFKTDYLLYLPKDYKASSRKKWPAIVFLHGSGERGTNIWKATTHGPTKYIEKNPDFPFILITPLCPAGHKWSDDVVLGILDQVIDKYNVDTNRVYLTGLSMGGYGTWSLATTYPERFAAVAPICGGEGNIGVVLSMMDKEKKPALLNLPVWAFHGGKDNVVSLEESERMVKILKKAGCKDVELTIYPEATHNSWTATYDNPKLYEWFLEHKRSASN
- a CDS encoding HEAT repeat domain-containing protein, which encodes MRKRSHIARCILVGIISFFVVYLGLRTKEPSFQGRNLSAWLSDYGNLSAPVSNSDKRRVLKNNADNAVYNMGTNAIPMLMQRLQASDSSFRYRLATSLNRLSFIKNKFTTTADERWHAGLALQALGSKAKPAIPELTRLLTNPSLANHSLNLLMNFDNETAIPILLQMATNNNAELRKTALLDLGYRRQGSNGVIQVVLTGLKDPDPNVRAVAVGMLSRFPSEADLVVPALVDILSDSSLQHLAIQSLGELGEKARPAVPRLMEIASNKWAFNPAAVALSKIDPAAAQRMGVQRTNQFSIYE
- a CDS encoding HEAT repeat domain-containing protein; amino-acid sequence: MIVICLCLTPVIVVLGLKAFQDREPRYAGKSLSAWLVELSNPDPAMEKQARTAVHEMGTNAIPKLLKLMSAEDSSFKLQLIGWTDRQSWVRFNFPLASNERAMAAEGFAVLGPEARSAVPALSRLAQRDKDGFVGQALVHIGTEGVGALAQALANNNFEIKSKAIDGLIRYGVFYDLEHSNVSPQELATFSIHAQVATVPLLKVLQETNRLIRSKAILALGWLRFEPRLVVPALITNLQSTTSGWMVQASSITALGQFKSDAREAIPLLTNALSSPDPIVRARANTALIQIDLETASKLGIKESEDPK